Proteins from a genomic interval of Maylandia zebra isolate NMK-2024a linkage group LG15, Mzebra_GT3a, whole genome shotgun sequence:
- the syt14b gene encoding synaptotagmin-14b isoform X2, with product MAFFKSFQQNLPSVNISSILDSVTSRVDDLANAVSDVTYAVSDQLTEQVTTIIDKVQEKEDGENGSQESGQNSTLQEGKSGSKSMWQMPRDSEGGNTGSKNSQTSDTTEAENTQSQLEWEWRDGCWRVKKTEAELAEEERRKKEEKDLQERREQRRRERRQKQLEKEAKSPRNEEDSQEEKADDLENTEKKSNDQSAVQQKSGDNDKTPHSSGCESESRVSKQEEQKDHEEEGEKVEDGTEREGDDEEESELYRSSSRVKTSDKKKGKVAKEGSKKTEQASDVEKKRDKGKKSKKGKKKGNQEGVLSDSEEDRIPEGEAQQNTTSAWSSTRKQSSEHGGYSSEASSEQASSIQRIKKDSSLGEPQPPPYQDEGSGACVGSRSRSERGVRRALSTQHCDSPHCSSEASGDQDTESYLNKACDEDIPSDSTAVLGPEDGSGPPLPTAYEPEPLAKYGTLDVAFEYDSSEQWLAVTVTAATDIPALKQTGNISWQVHLVLLPTKKQRAKTGVQKGPCPIFTETFKFSRVEQEALGDYAVRFRLYSIRRMKKEKVLGEKVFYLTKLNLQGKIALPVTLEPGSELTGCGSVVSVSRSAGALSYRSTEDSSTPEILLGLIYNSATGQLSAEVIKGNHFKTTASDKPVNTYVKLTMLDSKGKEMSKCKTAVCRGQPNPIYKETFVFQVALFQLSEVSLVVSVFCRRSSMRPRERLGWVSLGLNSTSEEQQAHWTEMKEAEGQQVCHWHTLTDT from the exons ATGGCCTTCTTCAAGAGTTTCCAGCAGAACCTCCCATCTGTCAACATTTCCTCCATCTTGGACTCAGTCACCAGTCGTGTGGACGATCTCGCCAATGCCGTCAGCGATGTCACCTATGCTGTCAGTGACCAGCTGACCGAACAGGTCACTACTATCATCGACAAGGTGCAGGAAAAGGAAGATGGAGAAAACGGAAGCCAGGAATCGGGTCAGAATTCCACCCTGCAAGAAGGCAAGTCCGGGAGTAAAAGCATGTGGCAAATGCCCAGAGACTCAGAGGGGGGGAACACAGGCTCAAAGAACAGCCAAACTAGTGATACAACCGAGGCAGAGAACACTCAGAGCCAGCTGGAGTGGGAATGGAGGGACGGATGTTGGCGAGTTAAAAAGACAGAAGCCGAGTTAgcagaggaagagaggaggaagaaagaggAGAAGGACCTACAGGAGAGGAGAGAACAGAGGAGAAGAGAAAGGAGACAGAAGCAGCTGGAGAAAGAAGCCAAGTCTCCGAGAAATGAAGAAGACTCTCAAGAGGAGAAGGCTGATGATttagaaaacacagaaaagaagtCAAATGACCAATCAGCTGTTCAGCAAAAAAGTGGTGACAATGATAAAACTCCTCATTCATCTGGTTGTGAGAGTGAAAGCAGGGTGTCAAAGCAGGAAGAGCAAAAAGATcatgaggaggagggagagaaggTAGAGGATGGCACTGAGCGAGAGGGAGACGATGAGGAAGAATCTGAGCTTTATAGATCGTCTTCCAGAGTGAAAACGTCGGATAAGAAAAAGGGGAAAGTCGCAAAAGAGGGTTcgaaaaaaactgaacaggcttcggatgtggaaaaaaagagggacaaaggcAAGAAGagcaaaaaggggaaaaagaaaggaaaccaAG AGGGAGTTTTATCAGACAGTGAGGAGGACAGAATTCCAGAGGGCGAGGCCCAGCAGAACACAACCTCTGCATGGAGCAGCACACGCAAACAGTCATCTGAGCACGGAGGATACAGCAGCGAGGCCTCCAGTGAACAGG CCAGCAGCATCCAGAGGATAAAGAAAGATTCCTCGCTCGGTGAACCTCAGCCTCCACCGTACCAAGACGAGGGCTCAGGGGCCTGCGTGGGTTCTCGATCCCGCTCAGAGCGAGGGGTCAGGAGGGCGCTGTCCACACAGCACTGTGACAGCCCCCACTGCTCCAGCGAGGCCAGCGGGGACCAGGACACAGAGAGTTACCTCAACAAAGCCTGTGATGAGGACATACCCAGTGACAGCACTGCTGTTCTAGGGCCAGAG GATGGTTCTGGTCCTCCGCTTCCCACTGCCTACGAGCCAGAGCCCCTCGCCAAATACGGCACCCTGGATGTCGCCTTTGAGTACGATTCCAGTGAGCAGTGGCTGGCCGTCACTGTCACAGCTGCAACTGACATTCCTGCTCTCAAACAGACCGGCAACATCTCGTGGCAGGTCCACTTGGTCCTGCTGCCCACCAAGAAGCAACGTGCTAAGACCGGCGTTCAGAAGGGCCCGTGTCCCAtcttcacagaaacattcaagTTTTCCAGGGTGGAGCAGGAGGCCCTGGGAGACTATGCTGTTCGCTTCCGCCTGTACAGCATCAGACGGATGAAAAAAGAGAAGGTCCTGGGAGAGAAGGTGTTCTACCTGACGAAGCTCAACCTGCAGGGCAAAATTGCTCTACCTGTCACCCTGGAGCCTGGCTCTGAACTTACA GGTTGTGGCTCTGTGGTGAGCGTGTCTCGCAGTGCGGGGGCTCTGTCCTATCGCTCCACTGAAGACTCATCCACACCCGAGATCCTCCTGGGTCTCATCTACAACTCTGCCACAGGGCAGCTCTCAGCTGAGGTAATCAAGGGAAATCACTTCAAAACGACAGCATCTGATAAACCCGTCA ACACCTATGTGAAGCTGACCATGCTGGACTCAAAGGGAAAGGAGATGTCCAAGTGTAAGACGGCCGTTTGCCGTGGCCAGCCCAATCCGATCTACAAGGAGACATTCGTGTTCCAGGTGGCGCTCTTCCAGCTGTCCGAGGTGTCACTAGTGGTGTCGGTGTTCTGCCGCCGGAGCAGCATGAGGCCCAGGGAGAGGCTGGGCTGGGTCTCCCTGGGCCTCAACAGCACCAGCGAGGAGCAGCAGGCCCACTGGACAGAGATGAAGGAGGCTGAGGGACAGCAGGTCTGCCACTGGCACACCCTCACCGACACATAG
- the syt14b gene encoding synaptotagmin-14b isoform X1 has protein sequence MAFFKSFQQNLPSVNISSILDSVTSRVDDLANAVSDVTYAVSDQLTEQVTTIIDKVQEKEDGENGSQESGQNSTLQEGKSGSKSMWQMPRDSEGGNTGSKNSQTSDTTEAENTQSQLEWEWRDGCWRVKKTEAELAEEERRKKEEKDLQERREQRRRERRQKQLEKEAKSPRNEEDSQEEKADDLENTEKKSNDQSAVQQKSGDNDKTPHSSGCESESRVSKQEEQKDHEEEGEKVEDGTEREGDDEEESELYRSSSRVKTSDKKKGKVAKEGSKKTEQASDVEKKRDKGKKSKKGKKKGNQEGVLSDSEEDRIPEGEAQQNTTSAWSSTRKQSSEHGGYSSEASSEQASSIQRIKKDSSLGEPQPPPYQDEGSGACVGSRSRSERGVRRALSTQHCDSPHCSSEASGDQDTESYLNKACDEDIPSDSTAVLGPEDGSGPPLPTAYEPEPLAKYGTLDVAFEYDSSEQWLAVTVTAATDIPALKQTGNISWQVHLVLLPTKKQRAKTGVQKGPCPIFTETFKFSRVEQEALGDYAVRFRLYSIRRMKKEKVLGEKVFYLTKLNLQGKIALPVTLEPGSELTGCGSVVSVSRSAGALSYRSTEDSSTPEILLGLIYNSATGQLSAEVIKGNHFKTTASDKPVNGLFCCVKQIVGGQLYIMRDTYVKLTMLDSKGKEMSKCKTAVCRGQPNPIYKETFVFQVALFQLSEVSLVVSVFCRRSSMRPRERLGWVSLGLNSTSEEQQAHWTEMKEAEGQQVCHWHTLTDT, from the exons ATGGCCTTCTTCAAGAGTTTCCAGCAGAACCTCCCATCTGTCAACATTTCCTCCATCTTGGACTCAGTCACCAGTCGTGTGGACGATCTCGCCAATGCCGTCAGCGATGTCACCTATGCTGTCAGTGACCAGCTGACCGAACAGGTCACTACTATCATCGACAAGGTGCAGGAAAAGGAAGATGGAGAAAACGGAAGCCAGGAATCGGGTCAGAATTCCACCCTGCAAGAAGGCAAGTCCGGGAGTAAAAGCATGTGGCAAATGCCCAGAGACTCAGAGGGGGGGAACACAGGCTCAAAGAACAGCCAAACTAGTGATACAACCGAGGCAGAGAACACTCAGAGCCAGCTGGAGTGGGAATGGAGGGACGGATGTTGGCGAGTTAAAAAGACAGAAGCCGAGTTAgcagaggaagagaggaggaagaaagaggAGAAGGACCTACAGGAGAGGAGAGAACAGAGGAGAAGAGAAAGGAGACAGAAGCAGCTGGAGAAAGAAGCCAAGTCTCCGAGAAATGAAGAAGACTCTCAAGAGGAGAAGGCTGATGATttagaaaacacagaaaagaagtCAAATGACCAATCAGCTGTTCAGCAAAAAAGTGGTGACAATGATAAAACTCCTCATTCATCTGGTTGTGAGAGTGAAAGCAGGGTGTCAAAGCAGGAAGAGCAAAAAGATcatgaggaggagggagagaaggTAGAGGATGGCACTGAGCGAGAGGGAGACGATGAGGAAGAATCTGAGCTTTATAGATCGTCTTCCAGAGTGAAAACGTCGGATAAGAAAAAGGGGAAAGTCGCAAAAGAGGGTTcgaaaaaaactgaacaggcttcggatgtggaaaaaaagagggacaaaggcAAGAAGagcaaaaaggggaaaaagaaaggaaaccaAG AGGGAGTTTTATCAGACAGTGAGGAGGACAGAATTCCAGAGGGCGAGGCCCAGCAGAACACAACCTCTGCATGGAGCAGCACACGCAAACAGTCATCTGAGCACGGAGGATACAGCAGCGAGGCCTCCAGTGAACAGG CCAGCAGCATCCAGAGGATAAAGAAAGATTCCTCGCTCGGTGAACCTCAGCCTCCACCGTACCAAGACGAGGGCTCAGGGGCCTGCGTGGGTTCTCGATCCCGCTCAGAGCGAGGGGTCAGGAGGGCGCTGTCCACACAGCACTGTGACAGCCCCCACTGCTCCAGCGAGGCCAGCGGGGACCAGGACACAGAGAGTTACCTCAACAAAGCCTGTGATGAGGACATACCCAGTGACAGCACTGCTGTTCTAGGGCCAGAG GATGGTTCTGGTCCTCCGCTTCCCACTGCCTACGAGCCAGAGCCCCTCGCCAAATACGGCACCCTGGATGTCGCCTTTGAGTACGATTCCAGTGAGCAGTGGCTGGCCGTCACTGTCACAGCTGCAACTGACATTCCTGCTCTCAAACAGACCGGCAACATCTCGTGGCAGGTCCACTTGGTCCTGCTGCCCACCAAGAAGCAACGTGCTAAGACCGGCGTTCAGAAGGGCCCGTGTCCCAtcttcacagaaacattcaagTTTTCCAGGGTGGAGCAGGAGGCCCTGGGAGACTATGCTGTTCGCTTCCGCCTGTACAGCATCAGACGGATGAAAAAAGAGAAGGTCCTGGGAGAGAAGGTGTTCTACCTGACGAAGCTCAACCTGCAGGGCAAAATTGCTCTACCTGTCACCCTGGAGCCTGGCTCTGAACTTACA GGTTGTGGCTCTGTGGTGAGCGTGTCTCGCAGTGCGGGGGCTCTGTCCTATCGCTCCACTGAAGACTCATCCACACCCGAGATCCTCCTGGGTCTCATCTACAACTCTGCCACAGGGCAGCTCTCAGCTGAGGTAATCAAGGGAAATCACTTCAAAACGACAGCATCTGATAAACCCGTCA ATGGTCTGTTTTGTTGTGTAAAACAAATCGTAGGGGGACAGCTTTATATCATGAGAG ACACCTATGTGAAGCTGACCATGCTGGACTCAAAGGGAAAGGAGATGTCCAAGTGTAAGACGGCCGTTTGCCGTGGCCAGCCCAATCCGATCTACAAGGAGACATTCGTGTTCCAGGTGGCGCTCTTCCAGCTGTCCGAGGTGTCACTAGTGGTGTCGGTGTTCTGCCGCCGGAGCAGCATGAGGCCCAGGGAGAGGCTGGGCTGGGTCTCCCTGGGCCTCAACAGCACCAGCGAGGAGCAGCAGGCCCACTGGACAGAGATGAAGGAGGCTGAGGGACAGCAGGTCTGCCACTGGCACACCCTCACCGACACATAG
- the syt14b gene encoding synaptotagmin-14b isoform X5: MAIDGGGRNCGVHELICARRASSIQRIKKDSSLGEPQPPPYQDEGSGACVGSRSRSERGVRRALSTQHCDSPHCSSEASGDQDTESYLNKACDEDIPSDSTAVLGPEDGSGPPLPTAYEPEPLAKYGTLDVAFEYDSSEQWLAVTVTAATDIPALKQTGNISWQVHLVLLPTKKQRAKTGVQKGPCPIFTETFKFSRVEQEALGDYAVRFRLYSIRRMKKEKVLGEKVFYLTKLNLQGKIALPVTLEPGSELTGCGSVVSVSRSAGALSYRSTEDSSTPEILLGLIYNSATGQLSAEVIKGNHFKTTASDKPVNGLFCCVKQIVGGQLYIMRDTYVKLTMLDSKGKEMSKCKTAVCRGQPNPIYKETFVFQVALFQLSEVSLVVSVFCRRSSMRPRERLGWVSLGLNSTSEEQQAHWTEMKEAEGQQVCHWHTLTDT, encoded by the exons CCAGCAGCATCCAGAGGATAAAGAAAGATTCCTCGCTCGGTGAACCTCAGCCTCCACCGTACCAAGACGAGGGCTCAGGGGCCTGCGTGGGTTCTCGATCCCGCTCAGAGCGAGGGGTCAGGAGGGCGCTGTCCACACAGCACTGTGACAGCCCCCACTGCTCCAGCGAGGCCAGCGGGGACCAGGACACAGAGAGTTACCTCAACAAAGCCTGTGATGAGGACATACCCAGTGACAGCACTGCTGTTCTAGGGCCAGAG GATGGTTCTGGTCCTCCGCTTCCCACTGCCTACGAGCCAGAGCCCCTCGCCAAATACGGCACCCTGGATGTCGCCTTTGAGTACGATTCCAGTGAGCAGTGGCTGGCCGTCACTGTCACAGCTGCAACTGACATTCCTGCTCTCAAACAGACCGGCAACATCTCGTGGCAGGTCCACTTGGTCCTGCTGCCCACCAAGAAGCAACGTGCTAAGACCGGCGTTCAGAAGGGCCCGTGTCCCAtcttcacagaaacattcaagTTTTCCAGGGTGGAGCAGGAGGCCCTGGGAGACTATGCTGTTCGCTTCCGCCTGTACAGCATCAGACGGATGAAAAAAGAGAAGGTCCTGGGAGAGAAGGTGTTCTACCTGACGAAGCTCAACCTGCAGGGCAAAATTGCTCTACCTGTCACCCTGGAGCCTGGCTCTGAACTTACA GGTTGTGGCTCTGTGGTGAGCGTGTCTCGCAGTGCGGGGGCTCTGTCCTATCGCTCCACTGAAGACTCATCCACACCCGAGATCCTCCTGGGTCTCATCTACAACTCTGCCACAGGGCAGCTCTCAGCTGAGGTAATCAAGGGAAATCACTTCAAAACGACAGCATCTGATAAACCCGTCA ATGGTCTGTTTTGTTGTGTAAAACAAATCGTAGGGGGACAGCTTTATATCATGAGAG ACACCTATGTGAAGCTGACCATGCTGGACTCAAAGGGAAAGGAGATGTCCAAGTGTAAGACGGCCGTTTGCCGTGGCCAGCCCAATCCGATCTACAAGGAGACATTCGTGTTCCAGGTGGCGCTCTTCCAGCTGTCCGAGGTGTCACTAGTGGTGTCGGTGTTCTGCCGCCGGAGCAGCATGAGGCCCAGGGAGAGGCTGGGCTGGGTCTCCCTGGGCCTCAACAGCACCAGCGAGGAGCAGCAGGCCCACTGGACAGAGATGAAGGAGGCTGAGGGACAGCAGGTCTGCCACTGGCACACCCTCACCGACACATAG
- the syt14b gene encoding synaptotagmin-14b isoform X4, which produces MTQLVSPELLGVLSSIAAFMALMALFFLYLNNKLSMESPDNLSHLSDYKNNQPEGVLSDSEEDRIPEGEAQQNTTSAWSSTRKQSSEHGGYSSEASSEQASSIQRIKKDSSLGEPQPPPYQDEGSGACVGSRSRSERGVRRALSTQHCDSPHCSSEASGDQDTESYLNKACDEDIPSDSTAVLGPEDGSGPPLPTAYEPEPLAKYGTLDVAFEYDSSEQWLAVTVTAATDIPALKQTGNISWQVHLVLLPTKKQRAKTGVQKGPCPIFTETFKFSRVEQEALGDYAVRFRLYSIRRMKKEKVLGEKVFYLTKLNLQGKIALPVTLEPGSELTGCGSVVSVSRSAGALSYRSTEDSSTPEILLGLIYNSATGQLSAEVIKGNHFKTTASDKPVNGLFCCVKQIVGGQLYIMRDTYVKLTMLDSKGKEMSKCKTAVCRGQPNPIYKETFVFQVALFQLSEVSLVVSVFCRRSSMRPRERLGWVSLGLNSTSEEQQAHWTEMKEAEGQQVCHWHTLTDT; this is translated from the exons tCTCTCCCGAGCTCCTGGGTGTCCTGTCTTCCATTGCAGCTTTCATGGCATTGATggctctgttttttctttacctCAACAACAAATTGTCAATGGAGAGTCCTGACAATCTGTCACATCTCAGTGACTATAAGAACAACCAGCCAG AGGGAGTTTTATCAGACAGTGAGGAGGACAGAATTCCAGAGGGCGAGGCCCAGCAGAACACAACCTCTGCATGGAGCAGCACACGCAAACAGTCATCTGAGCACGGAGGATACAGCAGCGAGGCCTCCAGTGAACAGG CCAGCAGCATCCAGAGGATAAAGAAAGATTCCTCGCTCGGTGAACCTCAGCCTCCACCGTACCAAGACGAGGGCTCAGGGGCCTGCGTGGGTTCTCGATCCCGCTCAGAGCGAGGGGTCAGGAGGGCGCTGTCCACACAGCACTGTGACAGCCCCCACTGCTCCAGCGAGGCCAGCGGGGACCAGGACACAGAGAGTTACCTCAACAAAGCCTGTGATGAGGACATACCCAGTGACAGCACTGCTGTTCTAGGGCCAGAG GATGGTTCTGGTCCTCCGCTTCCCACTGCCTACGAGCCAGAGCCCCTCGCCAAATACGGCACCCTGGATGTCGCCTTTGAGTACGATTCCAGTGAGCAGTGGCTGGCCGTCACTGTCACAGCTGCAACTGACATTCCTGCTCTCAAACAGACCGGCAACATCTCGTGGCAGGTCCACTTGGTCCTGCTGCCCACCAAGAAGCAACGTGCTAAGACCGGCGTTCAGAAGGGCCCGTGTCCCAtcttcacagaaacattcaagTTTTCCAGGGTGGAGCAGGAGGCCCTGGGAGACTATGCTGTTCGCTTCCGCCTGTACAGCATCAGACGGATGAAAAAAGAGAAGGTCCTGGGAGAGAAGGTGTTCTACCTGACGAAGCTCAACCTGCAGGGCAAAATTGCTCTACCTGTCACCCTGGAGCCTGGCTCTGAACTTACA GGTTGTGGCTCTGTGGTGAGCGTGTCTCGCAGTGCGGGGGCTCTGTCCTATCGCTCCACTGAAGACTCATCCACACCCGAGATCCTCCTGGGTCTCATCTACAACTCTGCCACAGGGCAGCTCTCAGCTGAGGTAATCAAGGGAAATCACTTCAAAACGACAGCATCTGATAAACCCGTCA ATGGTCTGTTTTGTTGTGTAAAACAAATCGTAGGGGGACAGCTTTATATCATGAGAG ACACCTATGTGAAGCTGACCATGCTGGACTCAAAGGGAAAGGAGATGTCCAAGTGTAAGACGGCCGTTTGCCGTGGCCAGCCCAATCCGATCTACAAGGAGACATTCGTGTTCCAGGTGGCGCTCTTCCAGCTGTCCGAGGTGTCACTAGTGGTGTCGGTGTTCTGCCGCCGGAGCAGCATGAGGCCCAGGGAGAGGCTGGGCTGGGTCTCCCTGGGCCTCAACAGCACCAGCGAGGAGCAGCAGGCCCACTGGACAGAGATGAAGGAGGCTGAGGGACAGCAGGTCTGCCACTGGCACACCCTCACCGACACATAG
- the syt14b gene encoding synaptotagmin-14b isoform X3, with amino-acid sequence MAIDGGGRNCGVHELICARRVSPELLGVLSSIAAFMALMALFFLYLNNKLSMESPDNLSHLSDYKNNQPEGVLSDSEEDRIPEGEAQQNTTSAWSSTRKQSSEHGGYSSEASSEQASSIQRIKKDSSLGEPQPPPYQDEGSGACVGSRSRSERGVRRALSTQHCDSPHCSSEASGDQDTESYLNKACDEDIPSDSTAVLGPEDGSGPPLPTAYEPEPLAKYGTLDVAFEYDSSEQWLAVTVTAATDIPALKQTGNISWQVHLVLLPTKKQRAKTGVQKGPCPIFTETFKFSRVEQEALGDYAVRFRLYSIRRMKKEKVLGEKVFYLTKLNLQGKIALPVTLEPGSELTGCGSVVSVSRSAGALSYRSTEDSSTPEILLGLIYNSATGQLSAEVIKGNHFKTTASDKPVNGLFCCVKQIVGGQLYIMRDTYVKLTMLDSKGKEMSKCKTAVCRGQPNPIYKETFVFQVALFQLSEVSLVVSVFCRRSSMRPRERLGWVSLGLNSTSEEQQAHWTEMKEAEGQQVCHWHTLTDT; translated from the exons tCTCTCCCGAGCTCCTGGGTGTCCTGTCTTCCATTGCAGCTTTCATGGCATTGATggctctgttttttctttacctCAACAACAAATTGTCAATGGAGAGTCCTGACAATCTGTCACATCTCAGTGACTATAAGAACAACCAGCCAG AGGGAGTTTTATCAGACAGTGAGGAGGACAGAATTCCAGAGGGCGAGGCCCAGCAGAACACAACCTCTGCATGGAGCAGCACACGCAAACAGTCATCTGAGCACGGAGGATACAGCAGCGAGGCCTCCAGTGAACAGG CCAGCAGCATCCAGAGGATAAAGAAAGATTCCTCGCTCGGTGAACCTCAGCCTCCACCGTACCAAGACGAGGGCTCAGGGGCCTGCGTGGGTTCTCGATCCCGCTCAGAGCGAGGGGTCAGGAGGGCGCTGTCCACACAGCACTGTGACAGCCCCCACTGCTCCAGCGAGGCCAGCGGGGACCAGGACACAGAGAGTTACCTCAACAAAGCCTGTGATGAGGACATACCCAGTGACAGCACTGCTGTTCTAGGGCCAGAG GATGGTTCTGGTCCTCCGCTTCCCACTGCCTACGAGCCAGAGCCCCTCGCCAAATACGGCACCCTGGATGTCGCCTTTGAGTACGATTCCAGTGAGCAGTGGCTGGCCGTCACTGTCACAGCTGCAACTGACATTCCTGCTCTCAAACAGACCGGCAACATCTCGTGGCAGGTCCACTTGGTCCTGCTGCCCACCAAGAAGCAACGTGCTAAGACCGGCGTTCAGAAGGGCCCGTGTCCCAtcttcacagaaacattcaagTTTTCCAGGGTGGAGCAGGAGGCCCTGGGAGACTATGCTGTTCGCTTCCGCCTGTACAGCATCAGACGGATGAAAAAAGAGAAGGTCCTGGGAGAGAAGGTGTTCTACCTGACGAAGCTCAACCTGCAGGGCAAAATTGCTCTACCTGTCACCCTGGAGCCTGGCTCTGAACTTACA GGTTGTGGCTCTGTGGTGAGCGTGTCTCGCAGTGCGGGGGCTCTGTCCTATCGCTCCACTGAAGACTCATCCACACCCGAGATCCTCCTGGGTCTCATCTACAACTCTGCCACAGGGCAGCTCTCAGCTGAGGTAATCAAGGGAAATCACTTCAAAACGACAGCATCTGATAAACCCGTCA ATGGTCTGTTTTGTTGTGTAAAACAAATCGTAGGGGGACAGCTTTATATCATGAGAG ACACCTATGTGAAGCTGACCATGCTGGACTCAAAGGGAAAGGAGATGTCCAAGTGTAAGACGGCCGTTTGCCGTGGCCAGCCCAATCCGATCTACAAGGAGACATTCGTGTTCCAGGTGGCGCTCTTCCAGCTGTCCGAGGTGTCACTAGTGGTGTCGGTGTTCTGCCGCCGGAGCAGCATGAGGCCCAGGGAGAGGCTGGGCTGGGTCTCCCTGGGCCTCAACAGCACCAGCGAGGAGCAGCAGGCCCACTGGACAGAGATGAAGGAGGCTGAGGGACAGCAGGTCTGCCACTGGCACACCCTCACCGACACATAG